Within the Fusarium keratoplasticum isolate Fu6.1 chromosome 1, whole genome shotgun sequence genome, the region GCAAGCTGTTTCTAATGCACTTCTAGTGGCGTGAAAGCAACTGTGCAGACGCGCACTCAACTCATACCGATACGAGACAAGCTAAGGGAATGGCCAAGCCTCGTCCCAAACTGCTTGGCCGTTGGGCCCAGTACTTCCAACGGTGAGTCTTCCAAGTTGGCCGAAGCCTGCATCCTCTTACACAAACAGGCCCGCTTCACTTATCATACTACGCCACTCATGTGCTTTTGTTCCGTGGGCTCATGTACCCAGCCACGAAAGCGGCAAAAGCAAACCCCGGTTCAAATCTCCGCAGATGGTTGTCCACGGCATTAGCAGAATTCGACAACTTTACCACTTTCATGGCGTACATCACGGAGAATGAGTTAACAAGCTTCTGGGGTCGTCGTAAGTTCCCCGATCAGCTCACGGATCCTCAATTGACCACTGACCGCACTAGATGCCCGATCTCAGTTGATCTTGTGTGGCAACTTCCTCATCTACTTGTTCCTATTAGCGACGGAGCCGCGGGATGTTGAAGCGGCATATCGACTACTCGAAAAATTTCACCTGTCATTACAGCGTCTCGGGGCTACGGAAGACATTGCGGCTAAGGTGCTTCTCCGGCCCGTCATATTGCGCATCGAGTCGTTCTTTATACAAGCCACAGAACTCATCAAGACCGGCCGGACTGTAGAATCACCGGTGTTGTACAAGGAAAAGATGAATGTAGAGGTGGTACAGACTACCAGTTCGAGGGCGTCCCAGATCAAGGACATAATCAGTCCGTAGTTGCAACACAACACAGTTACAGCCAACACTTCCCATGTAAAACCCCCATGCTGTTACATGCTGGGGGTTCAagtcatcaccaacaactgTTGGTCACGGACCGGGGTAGCCCAGCCGTGACGAGCCAACAGGATGTGATACCCGCAGACGAGGTCAGCTTCGGCCAACTTGAGACCCTCGTTTAAATCAGATCCATGCTGCATGTATTACTCAGGCGAAGCAACCGTCGGCGAACTGATTTCTGTTAAAAATAGGGCCGCAAAGAGCCGCCGTGGGGCCCCTGATCGGCGAGTTTCCCACAGCCGAGGCGTCCCCACCGCAAGTTCGCCGACGCATGCTCAACCTAGGTAGCGATCACTTAAAGCCATACATGAGGCTCAATGAGATTACAATACTCAAATTGAATCATCTGACTTGAATTGTTCTGGGCCCTGCAAGTCAGAGATAAGCCTCGGAAAACCGGCAGTAATGTTCGCCGAAGACTTGGACCGAATCCTGAGCGGGAGGTATCCCGGCAAGTCTCACGCGCTGAGGGTCGTGGAGCTCTTACGAGAGAAAGTTCCTAATGCCAAGGGTTATCTCTATCTCGAAGGGCGAATATCAAAGTTGTTGGAAGATAGCGATGAGCTTGAGCCATTCCGGTGTGTAATCCCTTGACCTCCGACCACTTGCTGTACTGACATCCTTGTACCTAGCCAGCGTCGACACTTCTACTATCTCACAGGTTGTGATCTAAGCAACTGCTATCTCCTATACGATATCGATTCTTCCAAGTCCACCCTGTTCATTCCCCCGATAGATCCCGAGGAGGTTGTCTGGTGTGGTCTGCCTTTCAACCCTCAGCAGGCACTCAAGAAGTTCGACGTTGATGAAGTCGAGTTTTCGACTGAACTCGACAATGTCCCCTCTCACCTTTCTAGCTCTCAGGACTCGGCAGTCTATACTACCGCATATTAAGTCTCCTCACACATCAAATTTGgtcttgacaatgtcgactCGTTCATTCTCAAAGGGGTCATCGACCGGTGTCGAGTCGTCAAAGATGAGTATGAGGTAGCCATGATCCGAAAGGCAAACATCATCTCAAGCCTCGGCCATGAAACCATCATGAAGCAAGTGTCCAAAGCAAGCAACGAGATGCAACCGGAGGCGGCGTTTCTGGGTCATTGCGTCGCACACAgtgccaagaagatggcgtaTCCCCAATCGTGGCTGCTGGTCGCGCTGGAGCCATCTTGCATTACGAAGCCAATGACCGTCCTCTTGGTGGAAAGCAGAGCCTTTTGGTTGATGCTAGCGCTGAGTGGAACAACTACAGCTCCGGTATCGTAAGTGTACGTCTTGTATAATGCCGTGTGGGCCACTGTCGACACAGACTACGGGCTAGGAATAACAACCAGACGACCAACGATTCCTAACCTCAGAATACGTCTAGGGAGATTATAAATTACTAGACGAAAAACATAAGAATCTTTCCAGGACATAATTCTAGACTCTAGATtcttgccaacctcgactcCAATGATCACCGCTAATATAGATTGCGCTGTCAGACATAAATGTTTATACTGGTTAAAACAAGTGTTTAGGTTTCCATCCGAGCAAAGTGCTTCGACTAGGACGGATAGGCACGACAAGAGTCTTTCTTCGCATAAATTCACAGATGAAGCAATCGGTCTTGTAACTCTAGTTCTCTTCTTTCATTTCCATATCGTCATGTCTCATAATAGGCGCTTTGGATTGTGCAAATCTCTCCGCCATTGCCAGCTTTCATCTCGCCACTCCCGTCAGGACTGCTGCTCCTCCTATCTCAattccatcaccatcctcacccGGTCCACCAAGATCAACCCAGTCCTGAAACTCTTCAACCTCCGTGTACATCTCAGATGTCTTGTTATACCCCTCCATCGACTCGGGGGTCCGAAGTCGCATGTCATAGTGGTCCTCCCTGGAATACCCCCGTGCTGCCGACGTCCCAGTGCGCGAGTCCGTTCTCGAATCATTGGTCTTCCATCGGGGAAACTGATGTTTGAGAATCTGCAGCGTgtccttcttcatctgctcaATGATGCCTTCAGCCACTTCCTCGCGGCGATTCACGGCCTCGACTCCGTCATCCTCGTAGACTTTGGGGAACTGCCACTTCATGTATAGGTTCATGTGTGGTGCTTGGAGCTGGAAGTCGCTGTTGTTCTGGTCCTGGAAATAGTAGTGGCAGAGACAGCACGTGGGCTTGCTGGTGCCGATGAACATGGAGTTGTTCCAGAAGTCGACCGGCTGCGTCTTGTTCTGCTGGACTAGGTCGGAGTGAAGACAAACCTCGCAGTGGATCCTGGACCTGAAGCTAAAGGATGACAGCTGCTCGCGAACCACTTCGTCCAGGCGATAGCGTTGGAGATCGGCAATGTAGGCATCGTATTCAGATGAGTCGAGGTCGGAAAAGGCGGCACGAACGACTTCGGCTGGCGAAGTCAGTGATCTGGGGAGAGATACGTGTCCTAGGCCAGGTGAGGGGAGGTAGTCGACAGTGAAGTTCTGGAAAAGGCCAGGCCATTTCATGGGGGCGTCGGATATGATCTCGGACGCCCGTCGATATGACTGGAGGCGGCCGAGGTAGTGGCGAAGTTCACACCAAGAGCGGGATTGAACAGCGTCGCCCTCGTTGGCATATTTCTCGATCGTCTGCTCGGTGGCTGAGTCCGTTTTACTATGATGtatggccttgatgaggatTTCGCAGTTACGGAGAACTGGAATTGTACCCGCCTTGTTAGCATGCAGGTGCCAAACGGAGGAGATTGAACAAGGCTGACATCTGTTCTTAGCATCCGCAGAAGCTGAAATATCGCGAGGAAACTCTCCCTTGGCCGCCAGGCATTTGAGCCGTCCGATGATTTCCGAGTCTTGAGCAGTCAGCTACGGATCTCGGTACGGCCAGGGAGTACGAACCTGGGGGTTCTCCCCGACGCTCGCAGTCCTCGATACAATTTTGGAGTGCAGAGGCGAGACTCATCAAGTATAGCTTCAACCTCGGAAAGTTAAACTCCAGGATGCGGCCCAAGACGTGCTTCTTGAGCGGCTTCGGGTTCAACCTTTTCGGGTTCTGCCCAACTGTCTCAAGCAATTCGATCAGGAAGCCCCTCACCCTTTCAAACTCCCCTGGCTTCCTGTTGTTAGAGGTAAAGCGGTAGTTGGGACCCTGGGGTCCGGCCAGAACGGTCAACGCCGTGACGGTGTCGCCGCCTTTCTGTATGTCGCAGACCTGCGCCAGTTTGCAGAGGAATTTCTCGTATTCAGTGAGGCGAGGGTCAGGGTCAGTTTGACCGGATGAGTAAGAAACGGGACCCTTTGCTTTGCAGGCTTCGTTAGCTGCCACGAGCAGGATGCAGAGGCTGACGAGACGAAGATGTGTCTCTTGTTTGAGGGGCACGGGGATACGAGGGCTTGTCGACGGGTCCATATTGGTGCACAGCAAGGAAACGGGTTTTGAGCTAGAATGCGGCGCAGACCAGATAGTCGGTCTGAAGTATGGGGTGGGTTGCTTTCAAGTTATGAGTTTGGCCCTGAACACTCTACTGTCATGGAATAACAAGCCTGGTTCAGTTGATCATGAAAGCGACTAAACTCGAGCTGTGGGATTTTGACACGGAGTGCAGGTGCCTTTATCATGGAGATGGACAGCCTGACCCCGCCGCATATTTATGCGGGAGGCCTACCACACCCAGCATTCCCCGCCATCTATTAGCACCTTTGAGCCAATGCGCAGCCCCTACCCAATTACGGCCTCTTGTTTCTTGCAAGGCAGGCTGCAATACGGCTGACGGCTGAATGTAGGCCCAACCATGAGCTGAGTTTCAAGCCCGCGGCGTACTGGAGGGGTTCTAGCTGGCCAGTTGACGGCACCGGACGGGTCGCGTCTTGGAAGGTGGTCAACGTGGCACCCGCAGAGAGCTCGGGACGACTTGGAAGCCTAAATCCTTGcttttaataagtaagcaAAAGTATAGATCATTGTTGCATAGGCGAAGCGCACCCACGGCGAGTCTTGAAGTCTACTATTAAATACCGAGATGCTTCATGCCAAAAGTATCTTAGGCTACCAGGACACCCATGTCCCCTTAAGGCGACAGTGAAGGTCAAGATCCTACCTGATTGTAAACTCCTGGTCGACTCGAATCTGCCCCTGACTAACCGCCACGCTCTTGTCCCCCGGCCTTGCCTGTACCGTCGCCAGCTCAACATCACTCCTACTACTCTTCTTGTCGTCCGACCACGCATCATCCTCCGAGTCACGACCCGGCCGAGCGCTCCTGTGCAAGCTCCTGTCAAATTGCGGCACCGGCTCGTCGATGACTTCAAATCCCGACGTGTTCTGCGTCTTGCGCGTGCTGGTGATGTATCTCGTGGACCGGTTGCCGTATCCGTAGGATGCTTCGGCGGAGGAACTCTTGAAGCCGTGGCGGAGGTATGGGCggagggaggggaggcaggcgatgatgagggccaTGTTTTCGTCGAGGATGGACCAGATTTCTAGACGAAATATTAGTTGCTGGTAATGGGTGGATGTGGGTGTGGACTCATGAATTATGGTTAGGGGCTTGACTCCGCTCGTAGATGTCCTAATTTTGAGCGATGATACTGGCTGAGATCTCTGCCATGTGTCTCGGAGGCCGTTGATCTGGTCCCCCCTATAACGTCTTCGCTACCTGAGTGCTATTCTGGTGTTAAAGCTAACTCCAGGTGTATAAGTTTCCTACTCTctaatatctcttttatcCTAAAACGAGGAGTCGGGGACTCTAAATATTTGggttttttatttaagatctctcttttttttttttaattgGATTACTGGATAGGATAGAAATCATTGAAATCAAATTATTAGCAAGTTTCTTATCTACCCTGCTAAAATGTTTGCCTTAGCCCCCGCTGCCCTATAATCTTAACAGGAGGGATTTAAGAATGTCATTTTTGATCGGTAGCCCTTTGGCAATATTAGCAAATTCGATCCTGATATCTTTGTCGCCCAGGGTAATAAGGATAAGCTAAGAGTTAAGGGCCTAGAAATGGGATTAATGAGAGGGGGTAGAGTTGCTTAGCCTGAGGGGTAAGCATTGCGCTGATGCGGGGCTGATGAGTGGCTGAGCCGAAGTTAAGCCGGGGCTCGGGAGACCGTAAAAGCGGCCACCTATGATGACTAAGAAGTCACCTGAGTTTCGTCTCAGGATACCATAGGATACCCGTTATTAACGTCATTATGTGCGGCGGCAGGACAATTGGTCTTAATCCAACTAGACTCATCGTCCCAGTTCTCTGTAGGTGGCGCGGCTGCTTACCTAACTAACCCAATTACAAGCTTTCCTCTACACGTTTCAACGGCCTTGTTGTtctaatatagctaatacaCCTGCCGCCACGATTGGTACGTAACACAGTCACGACCTTTGCAGCCAGCGGAACCATTTCGCTCAATACGCTTAGCCCGCGGCTCGTCAACAATATAGTGAGACAAACCACTTCATCATCATATCACACGTTAGGATTCCGATACTGCATGGTGTTTCTTGCATTGTATTACCAGTCAAGAGCAAATCACTCGTCCTCAAAGAAGTATGCAAGAAAATCCCGATTAGGAATAGGCAGGTAGACGGTGGTATTGAGGCGTCCGGGGATCTGAATCCAGTTTGCAGACACAGATATGACTAGCTGCCAGCCAGTCGGGACACAAGTGaggcttcatcttgagcaCAGAGTCCATGTCGCCAAACACCACCATGTTGGCATCAAGAAAG harbors:
- a CDS encoding putative Xaa-Pro aminopeptidase PEPP — its product is MFAEDLDRILSGRYPGKSHALRVVELLREKVPNAKGYLYLEGRISKLLEDSDELEPFRQRRHFYYLTGCDLSNCYLLYDIDSSKSTLFIPPIDPEEVVWCGLPFNPQQALKKFDVDEVEFSTELDNVPSHLSSSQDSAVYTTAY